GGGCGGCGACATCCGCATGCTCGCGGAGAGCGGGGCGAAGGACGGCAAAGAGGCGCGCGCCTTCTTCCACACCGAATATCGCCTCAACCACCTGCTCTTCACCTACCCCAAACCCGTCGTCGCCTTCATGGACGGCATCACCATGGGCGGCGGGGTCGGCATTTCGCAGCCGGCGAAATATCGCGTCGCGACCGAGCATACGCGCTTCGCGATGCCCGAAACGGGAATCGGCCTGTTCCCCGACGTCGGCGGCGGCTGGTATCTGCCGCGGCTCGAAGGGCGCGTTGGCGCATTTCTTGCGCTCACCGGTGCGCGGCTCGACGGCGCCGAATGTCTCGCGCTCGGCCTCGCGACGCATTATCTGCCGTCGGAGAAACTTGGCGAGGCCAAGGCGCGCATCGCGGTCGACCCCGACCGCATCGGCGGCATCTTGGGCGAACTGTCGGTCACCGCGCCGCCCGCCGACATCACCCAGAATCTCGAACGGATCAACCGCCTGTTCGCGAGCGACACCTATGAGGACATTCTCGCCGCGCTCGAAGCCGACGGCGGCGAATGGGCGGCCAAGGAGCTGGCAACGCTCCACGGCAAGAGCCCGCAGACCTGCAAGGTCGCGCTCCGCCAGCTCAAGGAAGGCGGCGAGATGCACGACTTCGCCGCGCAGATGACGCAGGAATATGCGATCGGCAGCCGCGTCGTCCAGATGCACGACTTCATCGAAGGCGTCCGCGCGCTGATCATCGACAAGGACAACAGCCCGAAATGGGATCCGCCGACCCCCGAAGCGGTCACCGACGACTGGATCGACGCGATCTTTGCTCCCCTTCCCGACAATGAGAAATGGACCCCGCTATGAGCTACGAAACTCTCCTCGTCGAACAGAGCGGCGCCGTCACGCTGGTGACACTCAACCGCCCGCAGGCGCTCAACGCGCTCAACTCGGGCGTGCTTGACGATCTGATCGCCGCCTTTGCAGCCTTCGAGGCCGACGACAGCCAGCGCTGTGCCGTGCTCACCGGATCGGGCGACAAGGCCTTTGCCGCGGGCGCCGACATCAAGGAAATGGCCGACAAGCCGGCGTCCGATTTCTACCTCGAGGATTTCTTCTCGAAATGGACGAGCGATTTCGTGAAGAAGATCCGCAAGCCGTGGATCGCCGCGGTCAACGGTTTTGCCTTGGGCGGCGGCTGCGAACTCGCGATGATGGCCGACTTCATCATCGCGTCGGACAAGGCGAAATTCGGCCAGCCCGAAATCAAGCTCGGCGTCGCGCCGGGCATGGGCGGGTCGCAGCGGCTGACGCGCGCAATCGGCAAGGCGAAGGCGATGGAAATGTGCCTCACCGGCCGGATGATGGACGCCGCCGAAGCCGAACGCTCGGGCCTCGTTGCGCGCGTCGTCGAGCATGCGACACTCGTGGACGAAGCGGTGAAGACCGCGACCACGATCGCGTCGATGCCCCCGATGGCCGCGATGGTGAACAAGGACATGGTCAACGCCGCGTTCGAGACGACGCTCGACCAGGGCCTGATCTACGAACGCCGCCTGTTCCAGATCCTCGCCGCGACCGAAGACAAGGCCGAAGGCATGGCCGCCTTCATCGAAAAGCGCGAAGGCGTGTGGAAGGGTCGGTGATTGTCGGCATCGGCTATCTGGCGATAGGCATGCTGCTCTTCTGGGTCGGGTGGAATCACTGGCGATACCGGAAAGAAGAGACGATCAGCTTGCTGGAGGCGGGAATTCTGAAAGCAACTGGCGTCGAACCGCTTCCTCCCAAAAGGCTCGATTGGCTCATCAAACATCTCCAAGCCATTCTTGGTTTCATGCTCGGCCCATTCTTTGCCTTTCTAGGCATAATCGTCATTCTCAGTGAATTGGAACTGCTATGAAAATCGCCTTTATCGGACTCGGTAACATGGGCGGCGGGATGGCCGCGAATCTGGCGAAGGCGGGGCACGAAGTCCGCGCCTTCGACCTCAGCGAAGAGGCGCTCGCGCGCGCCGTCGAGGCGGGCTGCGCGCGCGCCGCATCGGCCGCCCAAGCCGTGACCGGCGCCGAAGCCGTCGTCACCATGCTCCCCGCGGGCAAGCATGTCGCGGGTGTCTATGAAAGCGACGTCTTCCCCAACGCGGCGCCGGGCACCTTGCTGCTCGACTGCTCGACGATCGACGTCGCGACCGCGCGCGCCAATATCGAAGCCGCGACCGCCAAGGGCCTCGTCGCGGTCGACGCGCCCGTATCGGGCGGCATCGCCGCGGCCAATGCCGGCACGCTGACCTTCATGGTCGGCGGCACCGGCGAAGGCTTCGCGCGTGCCGAGCCGATCCTCGCCAAGATGGGCAAGGCGGTGATCCACGCCGGCGACGCGGGCGCGGGGCAGGCGGCGAAGATCTGCAACAACATGCTCCTCGGCGCCTCGATGGTCGCGACGTGCGAGACGCTCGCGCTGGCGCAGAAATTGGGGCTCGATCCGCAGAAATTCTTCGACATCGCCAGCGTGTCGTCGGGGCAGTGCTGGTCGCTTACCAGCTACGCGCCGCTCCCCGGAGTCGGCCCGACCACCCCGGCCGACAATGATTATAAGGGTGGTTTCGCCGCGGCGCTGATGCTCAAGGATCTGCGCCTCGCGATGGAAGCGGCGGTGAGCGTCGACGCCGACGTCCCGATGGGGTCGAAGGCGCGCGAACTCTACGAAGCCTTCGTCGAGGCCGACAAGGACGGCCGCGACTTTTCGGCGATCATCCAGACGCTGCAGGGCTGAGGCCTTACACCCAACCCCGTTCGCATCGAGCGTAGTCGAGATGCGTCCGGCGCTGTGCTGGCGTGTCTCGACTAGGCTCGACACGAACGTCAGGTTAGGCGGGTCTAGTAAAAATCCGCCGTCTCGCCGCCGTCGCGCCGCTCGGTGCGATGCACTTGCGTGGGCGCCCTGCGATCGCCGGTCCTGACTTCGATCCGGCCCTCCACCCGCCGCACCTCGGCGGGCGCCAATATCCGTGCGCGCGCCACGGCGACGGCAGTAGCCTGCGGCGCCGCCACGGGCGCGGCGGCCGGCGCGCTGCCAGCGAGCAAAAGGACGGCGAGGGCGGACATGGCGTGCATGCTCTGCCCTAACGGCAGGTCTTGCCAGCGCTTTAACCCTGAATCGCAAGTTTTCGGTCGTGCCTCCGGCAGCGCGAAAGCAAAAGAAAGGCCGGCTGCCCCACGGCGGGACAGACGGCCTGACTTTTGTAAGCGGCGAAGGGCTTTAGAAGCCCGACTTCGCCTCCGCTTTTTCCTTCAGCAGCGGCGCGACCGCAAATCCGTGCTTCTCGAGCGCCGCGACGATCTTGTCGGTGCCTTCCAGCCCGGCCCAGAACATCGGGCCGCCGCGATAGACCGGCCAGCCATAGCCATAGATCCACACGACATCGATATCGCTCGCGCGCTGCGCCTTGCCTTCGGACAGGATCAGCGCACCCTCGTTGACCATCGGGTAAAGCGTGCGCTCGATGATCTCCTGGTCGGTGATCTCGCGCTTCTCGACCCCCGCCTTGCTGCGGAACTCCTCGATGATCTCGGCGACGCGCGGGCTTTCCGACGGGTTGCGCTTCTCGTCATAGTCGTAAAAGCCCGCCTGCTTCTTCTGGCCCCAGCGGCCCTCGGCGGCGAGCGCGTCGCGGATGCTTTCGATGCGGTTGGGGTCGCGGTGCCAGCCGATGTCGACACCGGCAAGGTCGCTCATCTGGAACGGCCCCATCGGCATGCCGAATTCGACATGCACCTTGTCGACCTGCGCCGGGGTCGCGCCTTCGAGCAGCAGCTTCATCGCCTCGACCTGGCGGGGTTTCAGCATCCGGTTGCCGATGAAGCCGTCACACACGCCAGCGACGACCGCGACCTTCCCGATCTTCTTGCCGATCGCCATGGCAGTAGCGAGCGCGTCGGGCGCGGTCTTGTCGCCGCGCACGACCTCAAGCAGCTTCATGACATTGGCGGGCGAGAAGAAGTGCATGCCGAGCACGTCGCCGGGGCGGCTCGTCGCGGTCGCGATCTCGTCGATATCGAGGTAGCTGGTGTTCGACGCGAGGATCGCGCCGGGCTTCGCAATCTTGTCGAGCTTGCCGAAAATGTCCTTCTTGACGTCCATATTTTCATAGACCGCCTCGATGATCAGGTCGCAGTCGGCCAGGTCGTCGAGGCTGAGCGAGGGGGTGATCAGCCCCATCATAGCCTCGACCTGTTCGGGCTTGAAGCGGCCCTTGGCGGCCGACGCGTCGTAATTCTTGCGCACGACACCCAGCCCGCGGTCGAGCGCGTCCTGTTGCATTTCGACGATCGTGCACGGGATGCCCTTCTGCAGGAAGTTCATCATGATCCCGCCGCCCATCGTGCCGGCGCCGATGATGCCAACCTTCTTGATGTCGCGCAGGGCTGTGTCCTTGGGCAGGCCGTCGATCTTGGCCGCCTGACGCTCGGCGAAGAAGATGTGACGCTGCGCCGCCGACTGGCTGCCGAACATCAGCTTCATGAACTGCTCGCGCTCGAAGGCGAGGCCTTCTTCGAAGGGCAGGCGCGTCGCCGCCTCGACGCAGGCGAGGTTGGCATAGGGCGCCTCGAACCCGCGCCAGCGCTTGGCATTCTTGGCCTTGAGCTGTTCGATCACCGCCACGTCACCGAATACCGCACGTTCGCGCGTCGGGCGCGGGCCGTCGGCGATCTTGGCGCGGGCAAAGGCAATCGCGTCGGCGGCCAGGCTGTCCTCGCCCGCCAGTTCGTCCACCAGCCCCATTTCCTTCGCCTTCGGTGCCGGAACCGGATCGCCGGTCGAGGTCATCGTCGCCGCGGCTTCGACTCCGACGATGCGCGGCAGGCGCTGCGTGCCGCCCGCACCGGGCAGCAGGCCGAGCTTGACCTCGGGCACGCCGAGCTTTGCCGAGGGCACCGCGACGCGGTAATGACAGACGAGCGCGGTTTCGAGACCGCCGCCGAGCGCGGTGCCGTGGATCGCGGCGACGACGGGCTTCGATGCCGCCTCGATGCTGTTGAGCACCGCGTTGAAATCGGGGCCGCGCGGCGGCTTGCCGAATTCGCTGATGTCGGCGCCCGCGATGAAGGTCGCGCCGGCGCAGCGCAGCACGATCGCCTTGACGCTGTCGTCGGCGAGCGCGGCGGTGAAATTATCTTCCAGCCCTTGGCGGACGTGCCAGCTCAGCGCGTTCACGGGAGGGTTGTTGACGATGATGACGGCGATTTCGCCATCCTTTTCCATCGTGACGGAAAGGGGGGTGTCTTCGGTCATGGGAGAACTCCTTGGGTCTAAATGTCAGTCATCAATCGCGGCGTGGATCAGCGTCTTGACCTCGCGCCGCACGGGATAGGTGGAGGAGGGCATGAGCTGGGTCATGAAGACCATGCAGATTTCCTCGACCGGATCGACGAAGAAGCCGGTCGAGAACATGCCGCCCCAGTAAAAGTCGCCCGCCGAGCCGGGAATGCCCGCGCGCGCCGGGTCGAGCGTGACCGCAAAGCCGAGCCCGAAGCCGACCCCGGCATTCTCGTCTTCGGAAAAAATGCCGACGCTATGCTGGGTCAAATCGCCGCCGCCGACAAGGTGGTTCGACGTCATCAGGTCGAGCGTCTTGCGGCTGACGATCCGCACATCGCCATATTTGCCGCCGCCGAGCAGCATCAGGCAGAAGCGGTGATAATCATCGAGCGTCGAGGCAAGCCCGCCGCCGCCCGAGTGGAAGCTGCGATCCTTCGCCCAGCGGCTGCGCGCGCCGCCGTCGAAGCCCTGCATCTTGTCCTTGGGGTGAAAAGCATAGGCGTCGGTCAGGCGGTGCTGCTGGTCGGCGGGCACCTTGAACCCGGTATCGACCATGCCGAGCGGGCCGCAGATGCGCTCTTGCAGCACGTCGCCAAAGGGTTTGCCCTCGATCCGCTCGATCACCGCGCCGAGCACATCGGTCGCCATCGAATAATTCCAGTGCGCGCCGGGGTCGAATTGCAGCGGGATTTTCGCGAGGTCGGCGATGAAGCTGTCCATCGCATAATCGGCGTCGAAATCGTCGATCCGCGCCTTGCGATAGGCGGCATCGACCGGGGTGCGCTCCTGGAAACCATAGGTCAGCCCCGCGGTGTGGCGCAGCAGGTCGACCATGCGGATCGGCTGCGCCGGCGGCCGCGTCAGGAACGGGACGTTGCCACCGCCCGCAACGAAGACGCCGGTGTCCTTGAATTCGGGACAAAATTTGACCAGCGGATCCGACAGCGCGACCTTGCCCTCCTCGACCAGCATCATGAAGGCGATGCTGGTGATCGGCTTGGTCATGCTCGCGATCCGGAAGATTGCATCCTCCTTCAGCGCTTCGCCCGGCCGCGCTTCGCCGATGCACGAGCGATGCGCGATCTCGCCGCGCCGCGACACGAGCGTCGCCGCGTGCGGCAGCCGACCGGTGTCGACATATTTGGCGGCGAGAAAGGCGGGGATGCGGCCCAGCCGCGTCGTGTCGAATCCATGTGTCATGCGTGGCTGCCTATCAGTGCGAGGTCTGGCCAAGCAACTGGCGCGTCACCGGATGCGAGCTGGTGAGGCCGC
This DNA window, taken from Sphingopyxis sp. PAMC25046, encodes the following:
- a CDS encoding enoyl-CoA hydratase-related protein; translated protein: MSYETLLVEQSGAVTLVTLNRPQALNALNSGVLDDLIAAFAAFEADDSQRCAVLTGSGDKAFAAGADIKEMADKPASDFYLEDFFSKWTSDFVKKIRKPWIAAVNGFALGGGCELAMMADFIIASDKAKFGQPEIKLGVAPGMGGSQRLTRAIGKAKAMEMCLTGRMMDAAEAERSGLVARVVEHATLVDEAVKTATTIASMPPMAAMVNKDMVNAAFETTLDQGLIYERRLFQILAATEDKAEGMAAFIEKREGVWKGR
- a CDS encoding serine hydrolase domain-containing protein, whose amino-acid sequence is MTHGFDTTRLGRIPAFLAAKYVDTGRLPHAATLVSRRGEIAHRSCIGEARPGEALKEDAIFRIASMTKPITSIAFMMLVEEGKVALSDPLVKFCPEFKDTGVFVAGGGNVPFLTRPPAQPIRMVDLLRHTAGLTYGFQERTPVDAAYRKARIDDFDADYAMDSFIADLAKIPLQFDPGAHWNYSMATDVLGAVIERIEGKPFGDVLQERICGPLGMVDTGFKVPADQQHRLTDAYAFHPKDKMQGFDGGARSRWAKDRSFHSGGGGLASTLDDYHRFCLMLLGGGKYGDVRIVSRKTLDLMTSNHLVGGGDLTQHSVGIFSEDENAGVGFGLGFAVTLDPARAGIPGSAGDFYWGGMFSTGFFVDPVEEICMVFMTQLMPSSTYPVRREVKTLIHAAIDD
- a CDS encoding enoyl-CoA hydratase/isomerase family protein, coding for MTEDVLIATDVRVGRISLNRPKAIHALNLAMCEAMIDALLKWRDDDAVEAVIIDHSEGRGFCAGGDIRMLAESGAKDGKEARAFFHTEYRLNHLLFTYPKPVVAFMDGITMGGGVGISQPAKYRVATEHTRFAMPETGIGLFPDVGGGWYLPRLEGRVGAFLALTGARLDGAECLALGLATHYLPSEKLGEAKARIAVDPDRIGGILGELSVTAPPADITQNLERINRLFASDTYEDILAALEADGGEWAAKELATLHGKSPQTCKVALRQLKEGGEMHDFAAQMTQEYAIGSRVVQMHDFIEGVRALIIDKDNSPKWDPPTPEAVTDDWIDAIFAPLPDNEKWTPL
- the mmsB gene encoding 3-hydroxyisobutyrate dehydrogenase, translated to MKIAFIGLGNMGGGMAANLAKAGHEVRAFDLSEEALARAVEAGCARAASAAQAVTGAEAVVTMLPAGKHVAGVYESDVFPNAAPGTLLLDCSTIDVATARANIEAATAKGLVAVDAPVSGGIAAANAGTLTFMVGGTGEGFARAEPILAKMGKAVIHAGDAGAGQAAKICNNMLLGASMVATCETLALAQKLGLDPQKFFDIASVSSGQCWSLTSYAPLPGVGPTTPADNDYKGGFAAALMLKDLRLAMEAAVSVDADVPMGSKARELYEAFVEADKDGRDFSAIIQTLQG
- a CDS encoding 3-hydroxyacyl-CoA dehydrogenase NAD-binding domain-containing protein, encoding MTEDTPLSVTMEKDGEIAVIIVNNPPVNALSWHVRQGLEDNFTAALADDSVKAIVLRCAGATFIAGADISEFGKPPRGPDFNAVLNSIEAASKPVVAAIHGTALGGGLETALVCHYRVAVPSAKLGVPEVKLGLLPGAGGTQRLPRIVGVEAAATMTSTGDPVPAPKAKEMGLVDELAGEDSLAADAIAFARAKIADGPRPTRERAVFGDVAVIEQLKAKNAKRWRGFEAPYANLACVEAATRLPFEEGLAFEREQFMKLMFGSQSAAQRHIFFAERQAAKIDGLPKDTALRDIKKVGIIGAGTMGGGIMMNFLQKGIPCTIVEMQQDALDRGLGVVRKNYDASAAKGRFKPEQVEAMMGLITPSLSLDDLADCDLIIEAVYENMDVKKDIFGKLDKIAKPGAILASNTSYLDIDEIATATSRPGDVLGMHFFSPANVMKLLEVVRGDKTAPDALATAMAIGKKIGKVAVVAGVCDGFIGNRMLKPRQVEAMKLLLEGATPAQVDKVHVEFGMPMGPFQMSDLAGVDIGWHRDPNRIESIRDALAAEGRWGQKKQAGFYDYDEKRNPSESPRVAEIIEEFRSKAGVEKREITDQEIIERTLYPMVNEGALILSEGKAQRASDIDVVWIYGYGWPVYRGGPMFWAGLEGTDKIVAALEKHGFAVAPLLKEKAEAKSGF